Proteins encoded by one window of Salmo trutta chromosome 17, fSalTru1.1, whole genome shotgun sequence:
- the LOC115151610 gene encoding polypyrimidine tract-binding protein 1 isoform X4, protein MTSAAANGNDSKKFKGDIRSPGIPSRVIHMRKLPDDINEAEVISLGLSFGKVTNLLMLKGKNQAFIEMNTEDAAQAMVSYYASVTPVIRNHPIFLQYSNHQELKTDNSPNQVRAQAALQAVNVVQTGGMPMAGVDASASMSGTSPVLRVIVENLFYPVTLDVLHQIFSKFGAVLKIITFTKNNQFQALLQYSDGLTAQHTKVSLDGQNIYNACCTLRINFSKLTSLNVKYNNDKSRDYTRPDLPTGDSHPSIDHQAMAAAFGEYYGPPGIISANPYAGAHAFPPAFTIQQAAGLTMQGVPGGLAHLTMPGAAAAAGRMGFHQLTGGNCVLLLSNLNPERVTPQCLFILFGVYGDVMRVKILFNKKENALIQMSDGTQAQLAMSHLNGQRLHGTALRVTLSKHTNVQLPREGHEDQGLTKDYSNSPLHRFKKPGSKNYSNIFPPSATLHLSNIPPCVVEDDLKMLFASSGAMVKAFKFFQKDRKMALVQMDSVEEAIESLIKFHNHDLGENHHLRVSFSKSTI, encoded by the exons ATGACCAGCGCAGCAG CCAATGGCAATGACAGCAAGAAGTTCAAAGGTGACATAAGGAGCCCAGGCATCCCGTCACGCGTTATCCACATGCGCAAGCTCCCCGACGACATCAACGAGGCTGAGGTCATCTCCCTGGGCCTGTCCTTTGGTAAAGTCACCAACCTGCTCATGCTCAAAGGAAAGAACCAG GCCTTCATAGAGATGAACACGGAGGACGCGGCCCAGGCCATGGTCAGCTATTACGCATCTGTGACGCCCGTCATCCGCAACCACCCCATCTTCCTGCAGTACTCCAACCACCAGGAGCTCAAGACTGACAACTCCCCCAACCAAGTG AGAGCCCAGGCGGCACTGCAGGCGGTGAACGTAGTGCAGACGGGGGGCATGCCCATGGCAGGGGTGGATGCCTCGGCCAGCATGAGCGGGACCAGCCCCGTGCTGCGTGTCATAGTGGAGAACCTCTTCTACCCCGTCACCCTGGACGTGCTGCATCAG atcttctccaagttcgGAGCGGTGCTGAAGATCATCACTTTTACCAAAAACAACCAGTTCCAGGCCCTGCTGCAGTACTCGGACGGCCTGACCGCTCAGCACACGAAAGTT TCTTTAGACGGGCAGAACATCTACAACGCCTGCTGCACCCTCCGCATCAACTTCTCCAAGCTGACCAGCCTGAACGTGAAGTACAACAACGACAAGAGCCGGGACTACACGCGTCCCGACCTACCCACGGGGGACAGCCATCCCTCAATCGACCACCAGGCTATGGCTGCAGCCTTCGGTGAGTACTATG GTCCTCCCGGGATTATCTCGGCCAACCCATATGCAGGAGCTCACGCCTTCCCCCCAGCCTTCACCATTCAGCAAGCTGCAG GCCTGACGATGCAGGGAGTTCCTGGAGGCCTGGCCCATCTGACCATGCCTGGGGCTGCAGCGGCTGCAGGCAGAATGGGCTTCCACCAACTCACCGGTGGCAACTGTGTTCTGCTGCTCAGTAACCTCAACCCAGAG AGAGTTACGCCCCAATGCCTCTTTATTCTTTTCG GTGTATATGGTGATGTAATGAGAGTGAAGATCCTATTCAACAAGAAGGAGAACGCTCTGATCCAGATGTCTGATGGGACTCAGGCGCAGCTAG CAATGAGCCACCTGAATGGCCAGAGGCTACACGGGACAGCGCTGCGCGTCACcctgtccaaacacaccaatgtTCAGCTGCCCCGTGAGGGCCACGAGGACCAGGGCCTGACAAAGGACTACAGCAACTCCCCTCTACACCGCTTCAAGAAGCCCGGCTCCAAGAACTACTCCAACATATTCCCTCCCTCAGCCACCCTGCACCTCTCAAACATCCC TCCCTGTGTGGTTGAGGATGACCTTAAGATGCTGTTTGCGAGCTCTGGTGCAATGGTCAAGGCCTTCAAGTTCTTCCA GAAAGACCGCAAGATGGCTTTGGTCCAGATGGACTCAGTGGAGGAGGCCATCGAGTCCCTCATCAAGTTCCACAATCACGACTTGGGCGAGAACCACCACCTGAGGGTGTCCTTCTCCAAATCTACAATCTGA
- the LOC115151610 gene encoding polypyrimidine tract-binding protein 1 isoform X1 produces MDGRPETALYPMGSTYITELDSVHDITVGTKRGSDELFSCASNGPYIMTSAAANGNDSKKFKGDIRSPGIPSRVIHMRKLPDDINEAEVISLGLSFGKVTNLLMLKGKNQAFIEMNTEDAAQAMVSYYASVTPVIRNHPIFLQYSNHQELKTDNSPNQVRAQAALQAVNVVQTGGMPMAGVDASASMSGTSPVLRVIVENLFYPVTLDVLHQIFSKFGAVLKIITFTKNNQFQALLQYSDGLTAQHTKVSLDGQNIYNACCTLRINFSKLTSLNVKYNNDKSRDYTRPDLPTGDSHPSIDHQAMAAAFGEYYGPPGIISANPYAGAHAFPPAFTIQQAAGLTMQGVPGGLAHLTMPGAAAAAGRMGFHQLTGGNCVLLLSNLNPERVTPQCLFILFGVYGDVMRVKILFNKKENALIQMSDGTQAQLAMSHLNGQRLHGTALRVTLSKHTNVQLPREGHEDQGLTKDYSNSPLHRFKKPGSKNYSNIFPPSATLHLSNIPPCVVEDDLKMLFASSGAMVKAFKFFQKDRKMALVQMDSVEEAIESLIKFHNHDLGENHHLRVSFSKSTI; encoded by the exons AGAGGATCAGACGAGCTTTTCTCCTGCGCCTCAAACGGACCCTATATAATGACCAGCGCAGCAG CCAATGGCAATGACAGCAAGAAGTTCAAAGGTGACATAAGGAGCCCAGGCATCCCGTCACGCGTTATCCACATGCGCAAGCTCCCCGACGACATCAACGAGGCTGAGGTCATCTCCCTGGGCCTGTCCTTTGGTAAAGTCACCAACCTGCTCATGCTCAAAGGAAAGAACCAG GCCTTCATAGAGATGAACACGGAGGACGCGGCCCAGGCCATGGTCAGCTATTACGCATCTGTGACGCCCGTCATCCGCAACCACCCCATCTTCCTGCAGTACTCCAACCACCAGGAGCTCAAGACTGACAACTCCCCCAACCAAGTG AGAGCCCAGGCGGCACTGCAGGCGGTGAACGTAGTGCAGACGGGGGGCATGCCCATGGCAGGGGTGGATGCCTCGGCCAGCATGAGCGGGACCAGCCCCGTGCTGCGTGTCATAGTGGAGAACCTCTTCTACCCCGTCACCCTGGACGTGCTGCATCAG atcttctccaagttcgGAGCGGTGCTGAAGATCATCACTTTTACCAAAAACAACCAGTTCCAGGCCCTGCTGCAGTACTCGGACGGCCTGACCGCTCAGCACACGAAAGTT TCTTTAGACGGGCAGAACATCTACAACGCCTGCTGCACCCTCCGCATCAACTTCTCCAAGCTGACCAGCCTGAACGTGAAGTACAACAACGACAAGAGCCGGGACTACACGCGTCCCGACCTACCCACGGGGGACAGCCATCCCTCAATCGACCACCAGGCTATGGCTGCAGCCTTCGGTGAGTACTATG GTCCTCCCGGGATTATCTCGGCCAACCCATATGCAGGAGCTCACGCCTTCCCCCCAGCCTTCACCATTCAGCAAGCTGCAG GCCTGACGATGCAGGGAGTTCCTGGAGGCCTGGCCCATCTGACCATGCCTGGGGCTGCAGCGGCTGCAGGCAGAATGGGCTTCCACCAACTCACCGGTGGCAACTGTGTTCTGCTGCTCAGTAACCTCAACCCAGAG AGAGTTACGCCCCAATGCCTCTTTATTCTTTTCG GTGTATATGGTGATGTAATGAGAGTGAAGATCCTATTCAACAAGAAGGAGAACGCTCTGATCCAGATGTCTGATGGGACTCAGGCGCAGCTAG CAATGAGCCACCTGAATGGCCAGAGGCTACACGGGACAGCGCTGCGCGTCACcctgtccaaacacaccaatgtTCAGCTGCCCCGTGAGGGCCACGAGGACCAGGGCCTGACAAAGGACTACAGCAACTCCCCTCTACACCGCTTCAAGAAGCCCGGCTCCAAGAACTACTCCAACATATTCCCTCCCTCAGCCACCCTGCACCTCTCAAACATCCC TCCCTGTGTGGTTGAGGATGACCTTAAGATGCTGTTTGCGAGCTCTGGTGCAATGGTCAAGGCCTTCAAGTTCTTCCA GAAAGACCGCAAGATGGCTTTGGTCCAGATGGACTCAGTGGAGGAGGCCATCGAGTCCCTCATCAAGTTCCACAATCACGACTTGGGCGAGAACCACCACCTGAGGGTGTCCTTCTCCAAATCTACAATCTGA
- the LOC115151610 gene encoding polypyrimidine tract-binding protein 1 isoform X2 encodes MDGRPETALYPMGSTYITELDVHDITVGTKRGSDELFSCASNGPYIMTSAAANGNDSKKFKGDIRSPGIPSRVIHMRKLPDDINEAEVISLGLSFGKVTNLLMLKGKNQAFIEMNTEDAAQAMVSYYASVTPVIRNHPIFLQYSNHQELKTDNSPNQVRAQAALQAVNVVQTGGMPMAGVDASASMSGTSPVLRVIVENLFYPVTLDVLHQIFSKFGAVLKIITFTKNNQFQALLQYSDGLTAQHTKVSLDGQNIYNACCTLRINFSKLTSLNVKYNNDKSRDYTRPDLPTGDSHPSIDHQAMAAAFGEYYGPPGIISANPYAGAHAFPPAFTIQQAAGLTMQGVPGGLAHLTMPGAAAAAGRMGFHQLTGGNCVLLLSNLNPERVTPQCLFILFGVYGDVMRVKILFNKKENALIQMSDGTQAQLAMSHLNGQRLHGTALRVTLSKHTNVQLPREGHEDQGLTKDYSNSPLHRFKKPGSKNYSNIFPPSATLHLSNIPPCVVEDDLKMLFASSGAMVKAFKFFQKDRKMALVQMDSVEEAIESLIKFHNHDLGENHHLRVSFSKSTI; translated from the exons AGAGGATCAGACGAGCTTTTCTCCTGCGCCTCAAACGGACCCTATATAATGACCAGCGCAGCAG CCAATGGCAATGACAGCAAGAAGTTCAAAGGTGACATAAGGAGCCCAGGCATCCCGTCACGCGTTATCCACATGCGCAAGCTCCCCGACGACATCAACGAGGCTGAGGTCATCTCCCTGGGCCTGTCCTTTGGTAAAGTCACCAACCTGCTCATGCTCAAAGGAAAGAACCAG GCCTTCATAGAGATGAACACGGAGGACGCGGCCCAGGCCATGGTCAGCTATTACGCATCTGTGACGCCCGTCATCCGCAACCACCCCATCTTCCTGCAGTACTCCAACCACCAGGAGCTCAAGACTGACAACTCCCCCAACCAAGTG AGAGCCCAGGCGGCACTGCAGGCGGTGAACGTAGTGCAGACGGGGGGCATGCCCATGGCAGGGGTGGATGCCTCGGCCAGCATGAGCGGGACCAGCCCCGTGCTGCGTGTCATAGTGGAGAACCTCTTCTACCCCGTCACCCTGGACGTGCTGCATCAG atcttctccaagttcgGAGCGGTGCTGAAGATCATCACTTTTACCAAAAACAACCAGTTCCAGGCCCTGCTGCAGTACTCGGACGGCCTGACCGCTCAGCACACGAAAGTT TCTTTAGACGGGCAGAACATCTACAACGCCTGCTGCACCCTCCGCATCAACTTCTCCAAGCTGACCAGCCTGAACGTGAAGTACAACAACGACAAGAGCCGGGACTACACGCGTCCCGACCTACCCACGGGGGACAGCCATCCCTCAATCGACCACCAGGCTATGGCTGCAGCCTTCGGTGAGTACTATG GTCCTCCCGGGATTATCTCGGCCAACCCATATGCAGGAGCTCACGCCTTCCCCCCAGCCTTCACCATTCAGCAAGCTGCAG GCCTGACGATGCAGGGAGTTCCTGGAGGCCTGGCCCATCTGACCATGCCTGGGGCTGCAGCGGCTGCAGGCAGAATGGGCTTCCACCAACTCACCGGTGGCAACTGTGTTCTGCTGCTCAGTAACCTCAACCCAGAG AGAGTTACGCCCCAATGCCTCTTTATTCTTTTCG GTGTATATGGTGATGTAATGAGAGTGAAGATCCTATTCAACAAGAAGGAGAACGCTCTGATCCAGATGTCTGATGGGACTCAGGCGCAGCTAG CAATGAGCCACCTGAATGGCCAGAGGCTACACGGGACAGCGCTGCGCGTCACcctgtccaaacacaccaatgtTCAGCTGCCCCGTGAGGGCCACGAGGACCAGGGCCTGACAAAGGACTACAGCAACTCCCCTCTACACCGCTTCAAGAAGCCCGGCTCCAAGAACTACTCCAACATATTCCCTCCCTCAGCCACCCTGCACCTCTCAAACATCCC TCCCTGTGTGGTTGAGGATGACCTTAAGATGCTGTTTGCGAGCTCTGGTGCAATGGTCAAGGCCTTCAAGTTCTTCCA GAAAGACCGCAAGATGGCTTTGGTCCAGATGGACTCAGTGGAGGAGGCCATCGAGTCCCTCATCAAGTTCCACAATCACGACTTGGGCGAGAACCACCACCTGAGGGTGTCCTTCTCCAAATCTACAATCTGA
- the LOC115151610 gene encoding polypyrimidine tract-binding protein 1 isoform X3, with the protein MDGRPETALYPMGSTYITELDSVHDITVGTKRGSDELFSCASNGPYIMTSAAANGNDSKKFKGDIRSPGIPSRVIHMRKLPDDINEAEVISLGLSFGKVTNLLMLKGKNQAFIEMNTEDAAQAMVSYYASVTPVIRNHPIFLQYSNHQELKTDNSPNQVRAQAALQAVNVVQTGGMPMAGVDASASMSGTSPVLRVIVENLFYPVTLDVLHQIFSKFGAVLKIITFTKNNQFQALLQYSDGLTAQHTKVSLDGQNIYNACCTLRINFSKLTSLNVKYNNDKSRDYTRPDLPTGDSHPSIDHQAMAAAFGPPGIISANPYAGAHAFPPAFTIQQAAGLTMQGVPGGLAHLTMPGAAAAAGRMGFHQLTGGNCVLLLSNLNPERVTPQCLFILFGVYGDVMRVKILFNKKENALIQMSDGTQAQLAMSHLNGQRLHGTALRVTLSKHTNVQLPREGHEDQGLTKDYSNSPLHRFKKPGSKNYSNIFPPSATLHLSNIPPCVVEDDLKMLFASSGAMVKAFKFFQKDRKMALVQMDSVEEAIESLIKFHNHDLGENHHLRVSFSKSTI; encoded by the exons AGAGGATCAGACGAGCTTTTCTCCTGCGCCTCAAACGGACCCTATATAATGACCAGCGCAGCAG CCAATGGCAATGACAGCAAGAAGTTCAAAGGTGACATAAGGAGCCCAGGCATCCCGTCACGCGTTATCCACATGCGCAAGCTCCCCGACGACATCAACGAGGCTGAGGTCATCTCCCTGGGCCTGTCCTTTGGTAAAGTCACCAACCTGCTCATGCTCAAAGGAAAGAACCAG GCCTTCATAGAGATGAACACGGAGGACGCGGCCCAGGCCATGGTCAGCTATTACGCATCTGTGACGCCCGTCATCCGCAACCACCCCATCTTCCTGCAGTACTCCAACCACCAGGAGCTCAAGACTGACAACTCCCCCAACCAAGTG AGAGCCCAGGCGGCACTGCAGGCGGTGAACGTAGTGCAGACGGGGGGCATGCCCATGGCAGGGGTGGATGCCTCGGCCAGCATGAGCGGGACCAGCCCCGTGCTGCGTGTCATAGTGGAGAACCTCTTCTACCCCGTCACCCTGGACGTGCTGCATCAG atcttctccaagttcgGAGCGGTGCTGAAGATCATCACTTTTACCAAAAACAACCAGTTCCAGGCCCTGCTGCAGTACTCGGACGGCCTGACCGCTCAGCACACGAAAGTT TCTTTAGACGGGCAGAACATCTACAACGCCTGCTGCACCCTCCGCATCAACTTCTCCAAGCTGACCAGCCTGAACGTGAAGTACAACAACGACAAGAGCCGGGACTACACGCGTCCCGACCTACCCACGGGGGACAGCCATCCCTCAATCGACCACCAGGCTATGGCTGCAGCCTTCG GTCCTCCCGGGATTATCTCGGCCAACCCATATGCAGGAGCTCACGCCTTCCCCCCAGCCTTCACCATTCAGCAAGCTGCAG GCCTGACGATGCAGGGAGTTCCTGGAGGCCTGGCCCATCTGACCATGCCTGGGGCTGCAGCGGCTGCAGGCAGAATGGGCTTCCACCAACTCACCGGTGGCAACTGTGTTCTGCTGCTCAGTAACCTCAACCCAGAG AGAGTTACGCCCCAATGCCTCTTTATTCTTTTCG GTGTATATGGTGATGTAATGAGAGTGAAGATCCTATTCAACAAGAAGGAGAACGCTCTGATCCAGATGTCTGATGGGACTCAGGCGCAGCTAG CAATGAGCCACCTGAATGGCCAGAGGCTACACGGGACAGCGCTGCGCGTCACcctgtccaaacacaccaatgtTCAGCTGCCCCGTGAGGGCCACGAGGACCAGGGCCTGACAAAGGACTACAGCAACTCCCCTCTACACCGCTTCAAGAAGCCCGGCTCCAAGAACTACTCCAACATATTCCCTCCCTCAGCCACCCTGCACCTCTCAAACATCCC TCCCTGTGTGGTTGAGGATGACCTTAAGATGCTGTTTGCGAGCTCTGGTGCAATGGTCAAGGCCTTCAAGTTCTTCCA GAAAGACCGCAAGATGGCTTTGGTCCAGATGGACTCAGTGGAGGAGGCCATCGAGTCCCTCATCAAGTTCCACAATCACGACTTGGGCGAGAACCACCACCTGAGGGTGTCCTTCTCCAAATCTACAATCTGA